One bacterium genomic window carries:
- a CDS encoding ABC transporter permease subunit — MKNAVNIFKKEFAAYFISPIAYIVISIFLVLTGWFFFSTFFLYRQAELRNFFELLPLTFAFIIPAVTMRLFSEELNIGSYELLSTMPVSSLDIISGKFMASVIFIIIMLLPTVSYSIFISFLGELDWGPVVGGYTGAVLLGAAFSSIGLFSSSLTRNQIIAFIIGMAVCFVLTLLDKILFFLPRDFLSVFEFLGADFHFHNISRGIIDSRDLLYFISLCFIMLYSTNLVIQGKK, encoded by the coding sequence ATGAAAAATGCGGTAAATATTTTTAAAAAGGAATTCGCGGCTTATTTTATATCGCCTATCGCTTATATTGTGATTTCTATTTTTCTTGTCCTGACCGGCTGGTTTTTCTTTTCCACTTTTTTTCTGTACCGCCAGGCTGAACTCAGGAATTTCTTTGAACTTCTTCCTCTTACTTTCGCGTTTATAATCCCTGCCGTTACCATGCGTTTATTTTCCGAGGAATTGAACATCGGTTCTTATGAATTGTTGTCAACTATGCCCGTATCGTCCCTTGATATTATATCCGGGAAATTTATGGCTTCAGTGATATTCATTATTATAATGCTCCTGCCGACTGTTTCATACAGTATCTTTATTTCATTTCTCGGTGAACTGGACTGGGGGCCTGTTGTCGGCGGCTATACCGGCGCGGTGTTGCTTGGTGCCGCGTTTTCCTCAATAGGGTTATTTTCTTCATCGCTTACCCGTAACCAGATAATTGCCTTTATCATCGGCATGGCGGTTTGTTTTGTCCTGACGCTTTTGGATAAAATACTTTTTTTCCTTCCAAGGGATTTTTTGAGCGTGTTTGAATTTTTAGGGGCTGATTTCCATTTTCATAACATTTCGAGAGGGATAATCGATTCAAGAGATTTGTTGTATTTTATAAGTTTGTGTTTTATTATGCTTTACAGCACGAATCTTGTGAT
- a CDS encoding ATP-binding cassette domain-containing protein — MIKIDGLTKYYGDVCAVDHISFEIKKGEILGLLGPNGAGKTTTLRILTCYLEPSAGNVAVKDYNIYDNSLEIKKLIGYLPESAPLYPDMLTFDYLSFVANVRGLEENKKNSRIKELAGLCGISEVMHKPIHDLSKGYKQRVGLAHAMMNDPEILVLDEPTSGLDPNQIVEIRDIIKEIGKKKTIILSTHILSEAEATCDRIVIINKGRIVADGSTEELKKTAVNEYIINISIQNSDFKTVKKIFEDIPGVTGVSLLNDKNDAVDFYLSCKSDKDIRPEIYYVIKGNNWVLLDYHMQTRTLETIFRELTKGN; from the coding sequence ATGATAAAGATTGATGGATTGACAAAATATTACGGCGATGTCTGCGCTGTGGACCATATCAGTTTTGAAATCAAGAAAGGTGAAATTTTGGGTCTGCTCGGCCCGAATGGGGCGGGAAAAACCACTACCCTTAGAATCCTGACCTGTTACCTTGAACCGAGCGCGGGGAACGTCGCAGTTAAAGATTATAATATTTACGATAATTCCCTGGAAATTAAAAAATTAATCGGTTACCTGCCGGAATCAGCGCCGTTATATCCCGATATGCTTACTTTTGATTATCTGAGTTTTGTGGCCAATGTCCGCGGGCTTGAAGAAAACAAAAAAAACAGCCGCATTAAGGAACTCGCGGGCCTTTGCGGGATAAGTGAAGTTATGCATAAACCCATCCATGATCTTTCAAAAGGGTATAAGCAGAGAGTAGGGCTTGCCCACGCGATGATGAATGACCCGGAAATCCTTGTACTGGATGAACCTACATCAGGGCTTGACCCGAACCAGATTGTTGAAATACGCGACATTATCAAGGAAATCGGCAAGAAAAAAACAATTATTTTATCGACCCATATCCTGAGCGAGGCGGAAGCCACGTGCGACAGGATTGTTATTATAAACAAAGGCAGGATTGTCGCGGATGGCTCAACCGAGGAGCTTAAAAAGACGGCAGTCAATGAATACATTATAAATATTTCTATTCAAAACAGTGATTTCAAAACTGTTAAGAAAATATTTGAAGATATTCCCGGTGTTACGGGTGTGTCGCTGTTAAATGACAAAAACGATGCAGTAGACTTTTACCTGTCCTGCAAAAGTGATAAAGATATACGCCCGGAAATTTATTATGTCATTAAAGGAAACAACTGGGTGCTTTTGGATTACCATATGCAGACCAGGACCCTGGAGACAATCTTCAGGGAGTTAACGAAGGGGAATTGA